The following are encoded in a window of Lactobacillus acidophilus genomic DNA:
- a CDS encoding ABC transporter ATP-binding protein encodes MAVIELKNVKKIYGKGDAQVIALQDINFVANKGEVVLIMGPSGAGKSTFLTIAGSLQKPTSGEVIIDGDDIGNLSAKKSNALRLTKIGFVLQAYNLVPFLTVEEQFVLVDKVKKQNNLSKDELDKLLKQLGITKLLKKYPGELSGGQQQRAAIARALYANPEILLADEPTASLDTKNVEEVGQLFKDLAKKRNKAVMLVTHDPRLEKYADHIYEMMDGKMTQKK; translated from the coding sequence ATGGCAGTAATTGAATTAAAAAATGTTAAGAAGATTTATGGTAAAGGCGATGCGCAAGTTATAGCTTTACAAGATATTAATTTTGTTGCTAATAAAGGTGAAGTTGTCTTAATAATGGGACCATCAGGTGCAGGAAAGAGTACATTTTTAACAATCGCTGGTTCTTTGCAAAAACCTACTTCAGGTGAGGTAATAATTGATGGTGATGATATCGGCAACTTATCAGCTAAAAAGAGTAATGCACTTCGCTTGACTAAAATTGGTTTTGTATTACAAGCATACAATTTGGTTCCATTTTTAACGGTTGAGGAACAATTTGTTTTAGTAGATAAAGTCAAAAAGCAAAATAACCTCTCCAAAGATGAATTGGATAAGTTATTAAAGCAGTTAGGAATTACGAAGTTATTGAAAAAATATCCTGGGGAATTATCTGGTGGTCAACAACAAAGAGCAGCAATTGCACGTGCACTTTATGCTAATCCAGAAATTCTTTTGGCAGATGAACCTACTGCTTCACTTGATACCAAAAACGTTGAAGAAGTAGGACAATTATTTAAAGATCTAGCTAAAAAGCGTAATAAAGCTGTGATGTTAGTTACTCACGATCCGCGTCTAGAAAAATATGCTGATCATATTTATGAGATGATGGATGGTAAAATGACTCAGAAAAAATAA
- a CDS encoding C69 family dipeptidase, whose translation MNTTVVGRSSCTSILIGKKASLSGSVIIGRNEDAKTAWPKHLAFNHHKNVKNNHFKSKDNKFEIDLPEKIFSYSSTPEWTDKYGVFEEDGINEYHVAMSATESAYANDRVMAVDPFNTEKGILEEAMVTVVLPYIKTAKEGVIRLGKIVEKHGAAEADGILFADRDEAWYMEIGSGHHWVAQRIPDDSYAVVANQLAIQEIDFDSDNFLYSNNLQNFVYNNQLWPKDKPFIWRDIFGTHDDSDLHYNTPRVWSGQRLLTPSAEQKPQDFNLPFTRKPDAPISAQDAQHVLSDHFNNTVYDLTNKKNKDQPAFRPISVATTQESHLLELNGEDMIHWLAMGVAAQSVYIPFYPQGTKVPSTWKNGKETYSPNSAYWVFKLASVLVDRNWSKYGTALSNTQNSTNEKLLQIRHQYDEKLAKENDPAKRTDLINEANAKLAKTATDAYKELTAKLITEQTGDSPLRFQMDPNL comes from the coding sequence ATGAATACTACAGTCGTTGGTCGTTCGTCTTGTACCTCAATCTTAATTGGTAAGAAAGCATCCCTTTCAGGCAGTGTAATTATTGGCCGCAATGAGGATGCAAAAACTGCTTGGCCAAAACATCTTGCATTCAATCACCATAAGAATGTTAAGAATAACCATTTTAAGTCAAAAGACAATAAATTTGAAATTGATTTACCTGAAAAGATATTCAGCTATTCTTCCACACCAGAATGGACAGATAAATACGGTGTTTTTGAAGAAGATGGCATTAATGAGTATCATGTGGCAATGAGTGCTACTGAAAGTGCCTATGCCAATGATCGTGTAATGGCAGTTGATCCATTCAATACAGAAAAGGGCATCCTAGAAGAAGCTATGGTAACGGTAGTATTGCCATATATTAAAACAGCAAAAGAAGGCGTTATTCGCTTAGGCAAAATCGTTGAAAAACATGGTGCCGCTGAAGCAGACGGGATCTTATTTGCTGACCGCGACGAAGCATGGTACATGGAAATTGGATCAGGTCACCACTGGGTTGCTCAAAGAATTCCAGATGATTCATATGCAGTAGTTGCTAACCAATTAGCAATTCAAGAAATTGACTTTGACAGTGACAATTTCTTATATTCAAATAATTTACAAAATTTTGTTTATAACAATCAACTTTGGCCAAAAGATAAACCATTTATTTGGCGTGATATTTTTGGTACACATGACGATAGTGATCTTCATTACAATACGCCACGTGTTTGGAGCGGTCAGCGTCTTTTAACGCCATCTGCTGAACAAAAGCCTCAAGACTTCAATTTACCATTTACCAGAAAGCCTGATGCGCCTATTTCTGCCCAAGATGCTCAACATGTTTTAAGTGATCACTTTAATAATACAGTTTATGATCTAACAAATAAGAAAAATAAAGATCAGCCTGCATTTCGTCCAATTTCTGTAGCTACTACTCAAGAATCACATTTGCTTGAATTAAACGGCGAAGACATGATTCATTGGCTAGCAATGGGCGTTGCCGCACAAAGCGTATATATTCCGTTCTATCCACAAGGTACTAAAGTTCCTAGTACCTGGAAAAACGGTAAAGAGACTTATTCACCGAATTCTGCCTACTGGGTATTTAAGCTTGCCAGCGTTTTAGTTGATCGCAATTGGAGTAAGTACGGTACTGCATTGAGTAATACCCAAAACTCTACTAATGAGAAATTATTGCAAATTAGACATCAATATGATGAAAAATTAGCTAAGGAAAATGATCCTGCTAAACGAACTGATTTAATTAATGAAGCAAATGCTAAACTGGCTAAGACAGCTACAGACGCATATAAAGAATTAACTGCAAAATTGATTACTGAACAAACTGGTGATTCACCACTTAGATTCCAAATGGATCCTAACCTATAA
- a CDS encoding TetR/AcrR family transcriptional regulator, with protein MARRKEFSKDKILDTAYKMAIKDGIEGLTARSIAKAGHFSTQPLYLEFDNMDDLRAQVLERISADLRNHTLQQEFTGEPLIDLDLSYIEFAKTHVNLFRAMFADGKFGSKVIADTLLGLGTEKFKEQYPDTNYDEDKIRNIVIANWISTTGMAALVVNKIASFSQNQIINVLNAQIHDAMLNDHLSETQENPMFAADEEASLKDNLA; from the coding sequence ATGGCAAGAAGAAAAGAATTTAGTAAAGATAAAATTTTAGATACTGCTTATAAGATGGCAATTAAGGACGGTATTGAAGGATTAACAGCTCGTAGCATTGCAAAAGCTGGACATTTTTCAACCCAACCTTTATATCTAGAATTTGACAACATGGACGACCTTCGTGCTCAAGTCTTAGAAAGAATTTCAGCAGACTTAAGAAATCATACATTACAGCAAGAATTTACTGGCGAACCTTTAATTGATTTAGATTTATCATATATTGAATTCGCTAAAACGCATGTTAACTTATTCCGTGCAATGTTTGCTGATGGTAAGTTCGGTAGTAAGGTTATTGCAGATACTTTATTGGGACTAGGAACTGAAAAGTTTAAAGAGCAATATCCTGATACCAACTATGATGAAGATAAAATTCGAAATATTGTAATTGCTAACTGGATTTCAACTACTGGTATGGCTGCATTAGTTGTTAACAAAATTGCAAGTTTTAGTCAAAATCAAATTATTAATGTTTTGAATGCTCAGATCCATGATGCTATGCTTAATGATCACCTTAGCGAAACTCAAGAAAACCCAATGTTCGCTGCGGATGAAGAAGCATCTCTCAAGGACAACTTGGCATAA
- a CDS encoding NADPH-dependent FMN reductase, whose product MKVLALSGSNADNSFNEKLLRIIIKNLGYKYDFDFATVKGLPMFKEGVEAPADILALGEKIENAEMVLIASPEQQHSVTSALKSALEWLSSAIHPFHGKPVVIVSTSPMPQGAARSQTRLKSILASPGFSAYVFNGDEFMMGFAPKQFDEEGNLVDPGTLKFLNHFFDEVDDWYAKITK is encoded by the coding sequence ATGAAAGTACTAGCTCTATCTGGCTCAAATGCCGATAATTCATTTAACGAAAAATTACTTAGAATTATCATAAAAAATTTAGGGTATAAATATGATTTTGATTTTGCAACAGTAAAAGGTTTGCCTATGTTTAAAGAGGGGGTTGAAGCACCTGCAGATATTTTAGCTTTAGGTGAAAAAATTGAGAATGCTGAAATGGTGCTGATTGCTTCACCAGAACAACAACACTCAGTAACTAGCGCTTTAAAGAGTGCGCTTGAATGGCTTTCAAGTGCAATACACCCATTCCATGGTAAGCCAGTTGTCATTGTTTCGACCTCACCCATGCCACAAGGCGCTGCTCGTTCCCAAACTCGTTTAAAGAGTATTTTAGCTTCTCCAGGTTTTAGTGCCTATGTATTTAACGGTGATGAATTTATGATGGGATTCGCACCAAAGCAATTTGATGAAGAGGGTAACTTAGTAGATCCAGGAACTCTTAAATTCTTAAATCACTTCTTTGATGAAGTTGATGATTGGTATGCAAAAATCACTAAATAG
- a CDS encoding NADPH-dependent FMN reductase codes for MNLLVIVGTNAPFSYNRFLAKFIAKRYGDKADIEVKEIDQIKPFCRSEEPDEITKQWIEDIKNSDGVILTTPEYDHSIPAALKSALEWLGSHAGPNVMAMKPAAVVGTSYGVQGSSRAQEDAREILLSPDMSANVLPGNEVLIGGAASNFDKETGDLINDGYIKQLDQMMNNFVEFVNQINK; via the coding sequence ATGAATTTATTAGTAATTGTTGGTACAAATGCTCCATTTTCATATAATCGTTTTTTAGCAAAATTTATTGCTAAGCGTTATGGTGATAAAGCCGATATTGAAGTAAAAGAGATTGACCAAATTAAACCATTTTGTAGATCTGAAGAACCAGATGAAATTACTAAACAATGGATTGAAGATATTAAAAATTCTGATGGGGTAATTTTAACTACTCCGGAATATGATCACTCCATTCCAGCCGCACTTAAAAGTGCACTTGAATGGTTAGGTTCACATGCTGGTCCTAATGTAATGGCAATGAAGCCAGCAGCAGTTGTTGGTACTTCTTACGGTGTTCAAGGCTCAAGTCGTGCTCAAGAAGATGCAAGAGAAATTTTGCTTTCACCTGATATGAGCGCTAATGTTTTACCAGGTAATGAAGTTTTAATCGGTGGTGCTGCAAGTAATTTTGATAAAGAAACTGGCGATCTGATTAATGACGGTTACATTAAGCAACTTGATCAAATGATGAATAATTTTGTTGAATTTGTTAATCAAATTAATAAATAA